One Choloepus didactylus isolate mChoDid1 chromosome 8, mChoDid1.pri, whole genome shotgun sequence DNA window includes the following coding sequences:
- the LOC119542553 gene encoding thiopurine S-methyltransferase-like codes for MEDWEEKWVSCNIAFHQEQGHQLLEKHLDTFLNGKSGLSIFFSLCGKAVEMRWFADLGHSVAGVEISELGIQEFFTEKNLSYSEEPIAEIPGAKVFKSSSGNISLYCCSIFDLSRVNIGKFDTIWDRGALVTVNPGDQECYVDMLSLTRKGFHYLTSVVSYDPTKHAGSPFYIPDTEINKLFGTKCDINCLEKVDAFEK; via the coding sequence ATGGAAGACTGGGAAGAAAAGTGGGTGAGCTGCAACATTGCATTTCATCAAGAACAGGGACATCAGCTATTAGAGAAGCATTTGGATACTTTTCTTAATGGCAAGAGTGGACtcagtatatttttttccctttgtggaAAAGCAGTTGAGATGAGATGGTTTGCAGACCTCGGACACAGTGTTGCTGGTGTGGAAATCAGTGAACTTGGGATTCAAGAATTTTTTACAGAGAAGAATCTTTCCTACTCAGAAGAACCAATTGCTGAAATTCCTGGAGCCAAAGTATTTAAGAGTTCCTCAGGGAACATTTCATTGTACTGTTGCAGCATTTTTGATCTTTCCAGAGTAAATATTGGCAAATTTGACACGATTTGGGATAGAGGAGCCTTAGTCACTGTTAATCCAGGTGATCAAGAATGCTATGTTGATATGTTGTCCCTAACAAGAAAAGGGTTCCACTACCTCACATCTGTTGTTTCTTATGATCCAACTAAACATGCAGgctcaccattttatattccagacACTGAAATTAACAAGTTGTTTGGCACAAAATGCGATATTAATTGCCTTGAGAAAGTTGATGCTTTTGAAAAATGA